From a single Bacteroidota bacterium genomic region:
- a CDS encoding cbb3-type cytochrome c oxidase subunit I, translated as MWKESIDRNFFILALILMIVGLNFGVLAVHSYTNPGLWKESLGFVKLRPLHVSTMLFWILTGATGAVFYGLKNLGLPIRYPQLSRLQLLLWVIPIAGVFYSYFNGKFGGREYWEFPKEWSLFILAAWLLMVVNYFSSIWKLKSPPVYIWMWGTGIAFFLFIFIENYLWVIPYFRENFIRDTIVQWKVNGSLVGCWNQMIYGSAIYLMERISGDKSVAKSKLTFGMYFLGLFNLMFNWSHHIYTLPTAPYIRYIGYAVSMTEWVILLRIISNFKASLSESRKHLHYYSYRFLLAADLWVFLNLFMALLMSIPAINLYTHGTHITVAHAMGTTIGINTMILLAVIFDAVYVQKDEGKISGWLRGWFYLVQLSLLVFWISLIGAGVKKAIIQMQELDVPHSKMMLQLQPWFHVFSWSGAFLMLALAALAIILVKRLLISK; from the coding sequence ATGTGGAAAGAATCGATTGATCGGAACTTTTTTATCCTTGCACTCATTTTGATGATTGTCGGACTCAACTTCGGTGTGTTGGCTGTACATAGTTATACCAATCCCGGTTTATGGAAAGAGAGCCTTGGTTTTGTAAAACTACGTCCGCTGCATGTGTCAACGATGTTATTCTGGATTTTAACAGGAGCAACGGGTGCTGTTTTTTATGGGTTGAAAAATCTCGGACTCCCCATTCGTTATCCACAGCTCTCCCGATTGCAACTCCTATTGTGGGTCATTCCTATTGCCGGTGTTTTCTATTCGTATTTTAATGGTAAATTCGGAGGAAGGGAGTACTGGGAATTTCCAAAGGAATGGTCGTTATTCATACTGGCAGCCTGGTTGTTGATGGTGGTGAATTACTTTTCAAGTATATGGAAATTGAAATCTCCTCCCGTTTATATCTGGATGTGGGGAACAGGTATTGCTTTTTTCCTTTTCATTTTTATTGAAAATTATTTATGGGTGATTCCCTATTTCAGGGAAAATTTCATTCGTGATACCATTGTGCAATGGAAGGTCAATGGTTCTCTGGTAGGTTGCTGGAATCAGATGATTTATGGGTCAGCTATTTATTTGATGGAGAGGATCAGCGGCGATAAATCAGTCGCTAAATCCAAACTTACCTTTGGCATGTATTTTTTAGGACTTTTTAATTTAATGTTCAATTGGAGTCACCATATTTATACACTTCCTACGGCACCATATATTCGTTACATAGGCTATGCTGTTAGTATGACCGAATGGGTAATTCTTCTGCGGATAATATCTAATTTTAAAGCTTCACTTTCAGAATCCCGAAAACATCTTCATTATTACAGTTATCGTTTTCTGCTGGCAGCGGATCTATGGGTTTTTCTAAATCTTTTTATGGCTTTGCTAATGTCTATCCCGGCTATTAATTTATATACACACGGCACGCATATCACCGTAGCACATGCGATGGGAACTACCATAGGCATCAATACGATGATTTTACTTGCCGTAATTTTTGATGCCGTTTATGTACAAAAAGATGAAGGAAAAATATCAGGATGGCTTCGTGGTTGGTTTTATCTCGTGCAGCTCTCGTTGCTGGTATTCTGGATTTCACTCATTGGGGCCGGAGTTAAAAAGGCGATTATTCAAATGCAGGAGCTAGATGTCCCGCACTCGAAAATGATGTTGCAACTTCAGCCATGGTTTCATGTTTTCAGTTGGAGTGGAGCTTTTTTAATGTTAGCCTTAGCTGCGTTGGCGATTATTTTGGTGAAAAGACTATTGATTTCAAAATGA
- a CDS encoding tyrosine phenol-lyase, whose amino-acid sequence MKAGRRGVWAEPYKMKMVELLKMTTSAQRKKAIRDAGYNTFLLKSEDVYIDLLTDSGTSAMSDVQWAGMMRGDEAYAGSRNYYNLERAVKKYYGYKYLIPTHQGRGAENILSKILIKKGDVVPGNMYFTTTRLHQELAGGTFADIIIDEAHDPASLHPFKGNVDIKKLDVLVKKYGVKRIPYITIGVTVNMAGGQPISLKNLKELRAYTKKHKLRIILDMTRVAENAFFIQQREKGYEKKSIKEIVMEICSHTDGATMSAKKDALVNIGGFMATNEWDVFEEARNLVVVYEGLHTYGGLAGRDMEAMAIGIEESLNDKHQQARVGQVEYLGNKLKECGIPIVLPIGGHGIFIDAKAFLPHVKQGQFPAQALAAEFYIDSGVRTMERGIVSAGRKADGNNYYPKLELVRFTIPRRVYTQAHMDVITESVLRVYDRRDKIKGLKMIYEPKYLRFFQARFEKL is encoded by the coding sequence ATGAAAGCAGGAAGAAGGGGCGTCTGGGCGGAACCTTATAAAATGAAAATGGTGGAGTTGTTAAAAATGACAACATCCGCCCAGCGCAAGAAGGCGATCAGAGACGCCGGATATAATACCTTTTTGCTCAAATCGGAAGATGTTTATATCGACTTGTTAACCGATAGCGGCACCTCTGCGATGAGTGATGTGCAGTGGGCCGGCATGATGCGTGGTGATGAAGCTTATGCCGGCAGCAGAAATTACTATAATCTCGAGCGGGCAGTGAAAAAGTATTATGGTTATAAATACCTGATCCCTACTCACCAGGGTAGGGGAGCAGAAAATATCCTTTCGAAGATACTGATTAAGAAAGGAGATGTTGTTCCCGGCAATATGTATTTCACGACGACACGACTGCATCAGGAATTGGCCGGTGGAACCTTCGCGGATATTATTATTGACGAAGCGCATGATCCTGCCAGCCTGCATCCTTTTAAAGGCAATGTGGATATAAAAAAGCTGGATGTTCTGGTGAAGAAGTATGGCGTCAAGCGTATTCCTTATATAACGATAGGCGTTACCGTAAATATGGCGGGAGGTCAGCCGATTAGCCTTAAGAACCTGAAGGAACTCAGAGCGTATACAAAAAAACATAAGCTGAGAATCATTCTGGATATGACACGCGTTGCTGAGAATGCCTTTTTTATTCAGCAACGGGAAAAGGGATATGAAAAGAAATCCATAAAAGAAATCGTAATGGAAATCTGTTCGCACACCGATGGTGCCACCATGAGTGCGAAAAAGGATGCGCTGGTGAATATCGGTGGATTTATGGCTACCAATGAATGGGATGTTTTTGAAGAAGCCCGGAATCTGGTAGTGGTGTATGAAGGGCTCCACACGTATGGCGGTCTGGCCGGGCGCGATATGGAAGCAATGGCCATTGGTATTGAGGAAAGTTTGAATGATAAACACCAGCAGGCCCGTGTTGGACAAGTAGAATATCTCGGGAATAAATTAAAGGAATGTGGAATTCCAATCGTATTGCCCATTGGCGGTCATGGCATTTTTATTGATGCCAAGGCCTTTTTACCGCATGTAAAACAAGGTCAATTTCCTGCCCAGGCTTTAGCTGCCGAGTTTTATATTGATTCCGGCGTCCGAACCATGGAGCGCGGAATTGTTTCAGCAGGACGTAAAGCGGATGGGAATAATTATTATCCAAAGCTCGAGTTGGTCAGGTTCACCATCCCACGCAGGGTATATACACAGGCACATATGGATGTAATTACCGAAAGTGTGCTGCGTGTTTATGATCGCCGCGATAAGATAAAAGGACTCAAGATGATATATGAGCCCAAATATCTGCGTTTCTTTCAGGCAAGATTTGAAAAACTATAG
- the ric gene encoding iron-sulfur cluster repair di-iron protein, whose product MGKINDELTVGAIVAGDYRTAGVFNAHGIDFCCRGNRMLRDVCSKMNIDSNSILEELNSVVAVPDTEDGFNEWDLNRLIDYILSKHHQYVRTQVPVIGEFLEKLCRVHGGNHPELFEVNELFTQGAANLMDHMMKEENILFPLVRRLEDDQRNGVPFSAGGFSVQAPIRVMESEHETEGDRFARIGEVTDGYCVPDDGCTTYRVAYSMLKDFEIDLHKHIHLENNILFPKAIEMEYELR is encoded by the coding sequence ATGGGAAAGATTAATGATGAGTTAACTGTTGGAGCTATCGTGGCAGGTGATTACCGGACTGCTGGTGTGTTTAATGCACATGGAATCGATTTTTGTTGTAGAGGTAACCGTATGCTGCGTGATGTATGCAGTAAAATGAATATTGATTCAAATAGTATTTTGGAAGAGCTTAATTCCGTAGTCGCAGTACCTGATACTGAGGACGGGTTCAATGAATGGGATCTGAACCGTCTCATTGATTATATCTTGTCAAAACATCATCAGTATGTCCGGACGCAAGTTCCGGTGATCGGTGAATTTCTTGAAAAGCTATGCAGGGTGCATGGGGGAAATCACCCTGAACTGTTTGAGGTGAATGAATTGTTCACACAAGGTGCTGCCAATCTTATGGATCATATGATGAAAGAGGAAAATATTCTGTTTCCGCTTGTAAGACGATTGGAAGATGACCAGCGAAACGGCGTCCCTTTTTCAGCAGGTGGATTTAGTGTGCAGGCACCTATTCGTGTCATGGAAAGCGAGCATGAAACAGAGGGTGACCGGTTTGCGCGGATCGGAGAAGTGACGGATGGATATTGTGTTCCCGATGATGGTTGCACTACTTACAGAGTTGCCTATTCCATGCTCAAAGATTTTGAGATAGATCTGCATAAACATATTCATTTGGAAAATAATATTTTATTTCCAAAGGCTATTGAAATGGAGTACGAATTGAGATAA
- a CDS encoding glycosyltransferase family 9 protein, which produces MEKSMTAKKWLDRGVYLTSMALTTFINRRKDIKSLSFSNILCIKEDEIGDFIYTLPVYEMLRKQFPAAQITVLCRPFGKQILKYCPHVNAVFSEYTDLKGKYDLIIDLRGTIPSTFYALKHPPVIRLDRGSLRYKNRKKGVHSHESEANLEIILPVLDAKNKILKPTLFISEKEREEARKFLEEKNISKYALFHTGARRILKKWPLERVAEIMKWLYTEHGLSCIVVGDEEDAKDAEALRQLTNIPIHQAAGKVNLLVFAALCEKADIYIGNDSGPLHIATVMGAPSIGLYGPGDPIFHPRLPNSRFLHHILECNPCDQVHCKYKEYPCIERITIDEVREKIIDLKI; this is translated from the coding sequence GTGGAAAAGTCAATGACCGCAAAGAAGTGGCTCGACAGAGGGGTATACCTGACCTCGATGGCACTTACGACCTTTATCAATAGGAGAAAAGACATTAAAAGCCTGTCTTTCAGTAATATACTTTGCATCAAGGAAGATGAAATAGGCGATTTTATTTACACCCTGCCGGTTTACGAGATGCTGCGGAAGCAATTTCCGGCGGCCCAAATCACGGTACTTTGCCGACCTTTTGGTAAACAAATCTTAAAATATTGCCCCCATGTGAACGCGGTTTTCAGTGAATACACGGATTTAAAAGGAAAATATGACCTCATTATTGACCTGCGAGGGACCATTCCCAGCACTTTTTACGCCCTCAAACATCCCCCGGTCATCCGCCTGGACAGAGGCAGCCTCCGCTATAAAAACCGAAAAAAGGGCGTCCACTCGCATGAATCGGAAGCCAATCTGGAAATCATACTTCCGGTACTCGACGCCAAAAATAAAATCTTAAAACCCACACTTTTCATAAGCGAAAAAGAGAGAGAAGAAGCCAGGAAATTTCTTGAAGAAAAAAACATTTCGAAGTACGCCCTCTTCCACACCGGTGCGCGAAGAATACTCAAAAAATGGCCGCTGGAACGTGTAGCGGAAATCATGAAATGGCTCTATACAGAACATGGACTTTCCTGTATTGTAGTGGGAGATGAGGAAGACGCGAAAGATGCCGAAGCCTTACGACAACTCACCAATATTCCCATTCACCAGGCAGCAGGAAAAGTGAATCTGCTCGTCTTTGCCGCGCTCTGCGAGAAGGCCGACATCTACATCGGCAACGATAGCGGACCCCTGCATATCGCCACCGTAATGGGAGCACCTTCCATCGGGCTCTACGGTCCGGGCGATCCCATCTTTCATCCTCGACTTCCCAATTCCCGTTTTTTACACCATATTCTCGAATGCAATCCTTGTGATCAGGTACATTGTAAATACAAAGAGTATCCTTGCATAGAGCGAATAACTATTGATGAAGTTCGTGAGAAAATAATTGATTTGAAAATTTGA
- the nusA gene encoding transcription termination/antitermination protein NusA produces MDHQVLIESFSEFKEVKNIDRATMMSILEDVIKATLRKKFGTSDNFDVIINIDKGDLEIYRNRMIVDDGMVEDDATQIAYSEAIKIEPDFEVGEELTESVRLGDFGRRAVLALRQNLVSRITELEKDGIYRKYKDRVGEIITGEVYQIWKKEILVLDDEGNELVLPKGETIPADFFKKGDAVRAVVLRVEMLNASPKIILSRTSPVFLERLFEQEVPEVFDGLITIKNIVREPGERAKVAVESYDDRIDPVGACVGMKGSRIHGIVRELRNENIDVINYTSNLQLYITRALSPAKITSLKLDDETHRAAVFMKPDQVSLAIGKGGHNIKLAGRLTGYEIDVYRDTEDEDEDVDLEEFSDEIDEWIIEELKSIGCDTAKSVLAITVDDLVKRTDLEEETIREVVRILRSEFE; encoded by the coding sequence ATGGACCATCAAGTATTGATAGAATCCTTCTCGGAGTTTAAGGAGGTAAAAAATATCGACAGGGCTACGATGATGAGTATCCTTGAAGATGTGATTAAAGCCACATTGCGCAAGAAATTCGGCACTTCTGATAATTTCGATGTGATCATTAACATCGACAAGGGTGACCTTGAAATTTACCGGAACCGTATGATTGTTGACGATGGTATGGTGGAAGATGACGCGACGCAAATCGCCTATTCAGAAGCCATCAAGATCGAACCGGATTTTGAAGTGGGTGAGGAGTTGACGGAATCTGTGCGTCTCGGGGATTTCGGTCGTCGTGCCGTATTGGCGCTGCGTCAGAATCTGGTGTCGCGTATTACCGAGCTGGAGAAAGATGGTATTTACAGGAAATATAAGGACAGAGTAGGGGAGATCATTACCGGTGAGGTGTATCAGATCTGGAAGAAGGAAATTTTGGTCCTTGATGATGAAGGGAATGAACTGGTATTGCCGAAAGGTGAAACGATTCCTGCCGATTTCTTCAAGAAGGGAGATGCCGTTCGTGCAGTGGTGCTTCGTGTGGAGATGTTGAACGCGAGTCCCAAAATTATTTTATCACGGACTTCTCCTGTCTTCCTCGAGCGTTTGTTTGAACAGGAAGTACCGGAAGTGTTCGATGGTCTTATCACGATTAAAAATATTGTGCGTGAACCGGGAGAGCGTGCGAAAGTGGCGGTGGAAAGTTATGATGACCGTATTGATCCTGTTGGTGCCTGTGTGGGAATGAAAGGTTCTCGTATACACGGTATCGTTAGAGAGTTGAGAAATGAAAATATTGATGTGATCAATTATACATCGAATCTGCAGTTGTACATCACCCGTGCCTTGAGTCCGGCGAAAATTACCTCGCTGAAGCTGGATGATGAAACACATCGCGCCGCCGTATTCATGAAACCCGATCAGGTATCATTGGCAATTGGTAAAGGCGGACATAATATTAAACTCGCCGGTCGCCTGACAGGATATGAAATTGATGTGTACCGCGATACGGAAGATGAAGATGAGGACGTGGATCTGGAAGAATTCTCCGATGAAATCGACGAGTGGATAATAGAAGAATTGAAATCCATTGGTTGCGATACCGCGAAATCTGTGCTGGCCATCACCGTGGATGATCTCGTAAAGAGAACAGATCTGGAAGAAGAAACGATCCGCGAAGTAG
- a CDS encoding Crp/Fnr family transcriptional regulator → MRKKTINMDCFNCESRLHSVFCKISDNDVLNVNLNKNRFVYNKGDILFHRDTLPLGIFIIEKGKVKIYKYAGNGRDQIVRLTKPGDIIGYRALLNSRPYSSTAEAIEETVVCFLSKDLFMDIMKNNNSVNENILKLMTKELDHTETLLCENHFKSVRARVADMILYIKEKYGFEKDNITINITLSRSDLSSLVGTATETLIRTLITLKEEQIIDFSGKRIQIKDQKKLIQAAQRKES, encoded by the coding sequence ATGAGGAAGAAAACGATAAATATGGACTGCTTTAATTGCGAATCAAGGTTACATTCTGTTTTTTGCAAGATAAGTGACAATGATGTACTGAATGTCAACCTTAATAAGAACCGTTTCGTTTATAATAAGGGGGACATTTTGTTCCACAGAGACACACTTCCGCTCGGAATTTTCATCATTGAAAAAGGAAAAGTTAAAATTTATAAATATGCAGGAAACGGTAGAGATCAAATTGTGCGACTTACTAAACCGGGAGACATTATTGGCTACCGCGCATTATTAAATAGCAGGCCTTATTCATCCACTGCTGAAGCAATTGAAGAAACCGTTGTTTGTTTTTTAAGTAAGGATTTATTCATGGACATCATGAAAAACAACAACAGTGTCAATGAAAACATCCTTAAATTAATGACTAAAGAACTGGATCACACCGAAACATTGCTTTGTGAAAATCATTTTAAGTCAGTAAGGGCAAGAGTGGCTGATATGATTTTGTATATTAAAGAAAAATACGGTTTTGAAAAAGATAATATCACTATTAATATTACTTTATCCCGTAGCGATTTATCATCATTGGTTGGAACGGCAACGGAAACACTTATCCGAACTTTGATTACTTTGAAAGAAGAACAAATAATAGACTTTTCCGGGAAGAGAATACAGATCAAAGATCAAAAAAAACTAATACAGGCTGCACAAAGAAAGGAATCTTAA
- a CDS encoding group III truncated hemoglobin: protein MKDITDLNDIKSFVDSFYLKIREDDLLGNIFNGVINNKWDVHLEKMVRFWQTLLFKERTYFGQPFPPHQYMSLTKEHFERWIFLFEKTIDELFKGDMADEAKLRARSIAGIFSAKLCSSEHLSG from the coding sequence ATGAAAGATATTACCGATCTGAATGATATTAAATCCTTTGTTGATTCGTTTTATCTCAAGATACGCGAAGATGACCTGCTTGGAAATATATTCAATGGCGTGATCAATAATAAATGGGATGTTCACCTGGAAAAGATGGTGCGTTTCTGGCAAACTTTATTGTTTAAGGAGCGGACCTATTTTGGTCAGCCATTTCCTCCACATCAGTACATGTCACTGACAAAGGAACATTTTGAAAGATGGATATTTCTTTTTGAAAAAACGATTGATGAATTGTTTAAGGGTGATATGGCAGACGAGGCAAAGTTGAGAGCAAGGTCGATTGCAGGCATTTTCAGTGCTAAACTGTGTTCTTCAGAACATCTGTCCGGTTAA
- a CDS encoding cytochrome c has protein sequence MKAQYARYTMLVFCLLFISFSMHLYTGTVCATTTENEENVAAGRLIWQNYNCQACHQLYGLGGYLGPDLSDVYSKPGKGPGYIAAMIKSGSGQMPAYAMTEEELKLLNEFLFAVDNCGNADPRSFEIGRDGMISQSMR, from the coding sequence ATGAAAGCGCAGTACGCCCGGTATACGATGTTGGTTTTCTGTTTGCTTTTCATTTCATTCAGTATGCATCTTTATACCGGAACTGTTTGCGCCACAACAACAGAAAACGAGGAAAACGTAGCAGCGGGCCGACTTATATGGCAAAACTACAATTGTCAGGCTTGTCATCAATTGTACGGATTAGGCGGTTATTTAGGTCCTGACCTGAGTGATGTATATTCTAAACCCGGTAAAGGGCCCGGTTATATAGCAGCCATGATAAAATCAGGTTCAGGACAAATGCCGGCATATGCCATGACAGAGGAGGAGCTGAAGCTACTGAACGAATTTCTATTTGCGGTGGATAATTGTGGTAATGCTGATCCACGATCTTTTGAGATCGGCAGGGATGGGATGATTTCTCAATCCATGCGCTGA